A stretch of DNA from Pseudoliparis swirei isolate HS2019 ecotype Mariana Trench chromosome 5, NWPU_hadal_v1, whole genome shotgun sequence:
TGTCACAACCCGGCTCGTAGGCCATGACAAATATGGCGCGGACACAGCAGTAAGTTAAAGGAAAGTGTTTATTTAACTTAATAAGATAACATAACTTAGTGAAGTGTGGCAGTCAGTAACATCAGTGGTGTCAATGTGAATGCGTGTGTAATGGAGTGTAAGTGTTGTCAGCCAACCCCAAAGTAAACCAAAAGCAAAGGAACCGGCAGCAAAgtaccacaaccacaaccacaaccacaaccacaaccacaaccacaaccacaaccacaaccacaaccacaaccactcCACCTGTGAGGAGAATAACCCGCCATGCACCGTGTGAGCTCAAGGCTTTTATGCCCTCCTGCTCTCGGACCAGGTGCGCTGCATCAGGCAATCACTTACCTAGGGACAAGGGCATGATCCGTAATTAGACACGTGGACCGTCACACCCACCCccttgagactccgcccactcctcctctctccctccatctgcctgatggatcgtggaggtctccatcgtggaatatgccgactatgaactattcatacactctgtcatattcattgaatgtattttttaactctaaatccgtccttctgtacacattacatctattgcacctgtccatcctggagagggatcctcctctcttgctctcctgaaggtttcttacttttttttcccctgaagggttatttgggagtttttcctgatccgatgtgaggttttgggacagggatgtctatgtgtacacattgtaaagcactctgagacaaatttctaatttgtgaaaatgggctatacaaataaactgaggggggtgggggggtgctagtgagagtgtgctcaactgtgtgcgcggatgtgtcggcgtgtacgtgctgatctggagtcagtttggtaggatttgggtataaataaattctttcattttaaatatggatttttatttaaagatattcatgtaatttgcatgcaaaataggtctacccgaaccagcggacagaaaattcaacccgcggcaacacttcaaaagtagcccaattccgcgggaaaaccgcggacctggcaacactgcttaCTAGCTTCAACCACATGTTCTCCTGAGATTGTTGCAACCAAATGCATCCCAGcgcaacacaggacacacaaatAGATCccaccaaatacaaaacaaaaacaaaccaacattcaataaacgagttgtacaaataatatatattcaaccaaacttactacaaatgacataaataacattcatggcAGTTAAAGAAGTTGTTGACACATTTAATACAAAAACACATAAAGATGATTCAAAAACCAGTTATAGGCCTACTATCCAAATATTGGTTATGCAAATACAGACGTAACATAAGTGTCTCTCTGCAGGCAAGAGAAGAAAGGATTACAGTTCGGCATAGTACATTAAACCACACAATATAATAAGTAGCCTCTAGCGGAGGTTcacatttcattttgtattataCATAAAAACATGTTGCTCTGGCAGATCGTCTCAATCTCATGGAGGAGAACTGCTGCTTTTGTAATCTAAAGCACATGTCCAGATAAAGGCGAAACTGAGACTGAAAATGACAGAGGTGAAACCTGCTGAGCTGATCTTTCTCTGTTTCATGCTGCTTCACGGTAAGACCATTTTACTATCCACcaaagtattttaaaaatatacaggTTGAACAATTGTAAGTTGGTGGTTACAGGGAAACGTCAGTTACTTCTGTTCCTGTACAGTGGGGACACATAATAATGACCaagattaatttaaaatgtaccgTCTGGTTTTACGTTTTATTCATGAAACACAAGCAAACTAATCATATATGATGCCAGTTTTTAATTTTTCCAGTTTTCAGATATTTTCAGAGGACGTTTAGTGACTGAAGCCCTGAAAGCTATGTGTTTTTCTCCTACCGTACTAGAGAACAGTCAGGATTTTAATTGTATTCCATTATCTCTGGTTCACGTGTAAACTATCATGTTATAATCCATTTTAGGAAGATGAGAGGTCTATGTGGTGGCTATGATTGCTTATCCTGAAGCCCATTTCAtgataattaatttgttttcttgaggaaaacaaaacaataattaaCTTGTGGTCTCCAGATGACAGGGTAGAAAAGTTATTGTAACTACAGCCATTATGGACTTTCCTGCTTTACACATATTGTGTATAGCAGTTTAAGATCCAAAATGATCATGTAAAAATGCCAATAACAAAAAATGGGACTTTATACTTCCATGTGCACATGGATAGGTTATCTCACAAATGCTGTTTTCTACTTTCTCTTCAAATCCAGGTTTTGTAGCAACATTAAATTGCACAAGCCCAACTCCTGAATCTTTGTTTGCTGCACTTGAGACAAATGTATTCACTAAAAAACTACTGCGACCTGTGAAAAACTTTTCAACTCCAATTAACATAACCGTTGGTATCACTGTGGTGGGAATTTTAGGAGTGGTGAGTCTCCACAAACACTTTTTTATATCCACAAGTGAACATGCAtaactatttatttttattttgttataatcATTTATTCAAATACTCTAATGTCTACATATGTTTCATCCATAGGATGAACAATCCCAGGTCCTGACAACAATGCTATGGCAAGTCCTAGTAAGTTCTCAGAAAAGGTATTTGGTCACGTAAATCCACAATATGCAGATTTTTCCGTGATTAGATCATCTTCAAAATGATTATGACtgcattattttttgtttgaagaAAAATAAGCTAATTCAAGGGCTAACTTTATTAACTCTAGTAATTCGAAATGATAAGTGCACAATGCTTTTCTCCCCCTAAAATGTTGTTGACATGtaataaatgttttgtgttaAGTTATGGAGGGACACAACTGAAATTAATTGCATTTTCTCAGCTGTTCATCCCATGGTGTTGTTCTGTTTACTGTAGGAGTGGGAAATTGAGGGACTGAGCTGGGATGAGGAGGAATGTGGCTCTAAGAGAGTCTCTGTCCCTCGAGAACTGCTTTGGGTCCCAGATATCCATATCGCAGAGTTGTAAGTTAAAAAGATGTTCAGTAGTCTGTGAGCTTTTACAAATGATTGAACCTGCCTTCATTTTAATCTGAAATATCAGCACTTGTAAAAGTGCTGTGTACGAAAGTGGGAGTGTTTCCGAGCAAGCACCCAGCACAAGAGTTCCTTAAGAAAACCTCTCAACTTACTGCCTCCAGCATCTCACAGTCTGACGAGAGTCAGTACCGTATCGTGaataatgtccgcttcaagAGTGTTGTTAGGCCCGACGCACAGCTGAGGGCTGGCAAACTCCTAAACAGGAAacttttaactttatttaattacatttaattaatttactttAATTTATACTTTTAACtcgaaattaaatacaaatttaatAATTGATAAGGAATAAAGAAACAGCATGCTGTCGGAGAGGGACATtcaattttgtttattttgtatagctatacattctgtacacatacgacatccctgtcccaggacctcacatcggatcaggaaaaactcccaagaaatagaaaaaaccctttcacagggaaaaagagggaagaaaccttcaggagaacaacatccCTCTCCCCGCATGAACAGTAGCAATAGATGTGATGCGTACAGAAtgaaacattacagagttaaaacacatttaatgagcatgacagagtgtatgggCCTTGTTGTCATTGTATCCCTCTCTTCTTTAAAAATGGGGTTTTCATTTCTATTTCAGCATGGACGAGGACAAATCCCCCAAACCTCCCTATGTCTACTTAGACAACACAGGTCATGTTTATGATGATAAGCCGGTCAGAGTGGTCAGCTCCTGCCGACTAGTAATCTACACGTTCCCCTTCGATGTCCAAGACTGCTTGCTGACCTATGGATCCTATCTACACGTTGGTAAGCctgcaaaaatataaaatacaattctTTAAAAAGTCTGAGCTTTTAACTGGGTGAAGACATTAAATTACAATACAGCAGCTTTGTATACTACAACATTTCTGGTGTAAGCAGTGATGGCAGTTTATATAGGGCCATTTTTAACTGTGGCATGCGGGACACAAGGTTGCTCTTGGCCTCAGTTTTTCTGTTGTCCCACAAAGTCAACATTGAAATACACTTTTGAATGTACAATTAAATGTTATTAAAGCGGCAGACATAAGGCTGATTCAGGGCCCCACAGCCGAAGAGATACTGGCGGAGTCGCGAGAGGTGTTGGAGACCAATGGGGAGTGGAAGCTTGAAGATATCCGTGTAGCTCCTTCTACCCTGACATTAGATGAGAGAAGTTTCTCTCAGATCAAATACCATGTAAGTACTTTTTTCGCAATATACTTATTGTTTCATTCAGTTTGTAAATCACatcaaatagatagatagatagatatatactttattaatccccaaggggaaatttgtcgagccagtagcagcaacacacaagaataaaaataaaaataaaaaacacaaatataagaagggttagggtgatctggcaagaggtgaactgttgtagagcctcatagccgtcggcaggaatgttctcctgtatctctccttatggcagcggagcgtgaggagacgtctggagaaagtactcctctgtccctgtaggaggtggtggagagggtgatccgggttgtccaatatggacaccagtttcttcaacgtcctcctctccaccacctgttccaggtgctccagctggcagccgatgatggagccagccttcctaaccagtttgttaagacggctggtgtcaccggctccgatgctgctccccagcagacaatggcaaagtgcagcacactggccacaaccgactggtagaataactccagcatcttgctgcacacgttgaaggatcaagctttctcaggaaaaagagtcgactcatccccttcttgtacacagcgttgatgttggccttccagttcagtcggctgtcgatggagacgcccaggtacttgtactcctccaccatgtccacgtccactcccaggacactcagaggtgtaggagctgtcgccttcctcctgaagtccaccaccatctctctggtcttggccacgttcagccgcaggtggttctcatcgccccactttacaaagtcactcaccactgccctgtactcctcctcccgtccatccctaatacacccgaccactgcagaatcatcagagtacttctgcagatggcatgactctgtgttgtactggaagtcactggtgtacagggtgaagaggaagggagacagaacagttccctgtgggctccaacatcactgaccaccgttccagacagcacacggcccattctgacaaactgtggcctgcctgtgaggtagtcagtgatccaggagatggtggacgcgtccacaccgaccacccgcagcttctcactcagcagcagtggctggatggtgttaaatgcactggagaagtcaaagaaagtgactctcacagagacaccggttccatccaggtgcgactgagctcgttgcagcaggtagatgatggcgtcgtccactcccacatgaggctggtaagcaaattgcagagggtccagcgacgatttcacctgcggccggaggtgggccaagaccagcctctccagcaccttcatcacatgggaggtgagggcgaccggtcggtagtcgttgaggccagatggtgttgacttctttgggacagggaccaggcacgacgtcttccacagcaccgggacctccctcagcctcaggctgaggttgaagaggcgctgcaggacaccagacagctgggtggcgcaggtctttaggaccctggggctgatgccatcaggaccttcagctctgcgctggtgtagtttctccagctgtcttctcacctggtcagtcgtcacagagagaggggggagggtggaggagcccattgttattgagggctcggtggatgtgcagctcagcaggggggacagagggggaggtgtttgggaggtgtgatgtgtggaggagacaggagggctgtgaactgaacctattgaaaaaacagttcagctcgttggccctctccagggagcccctggccgtctccctcccaccttgaagccagttatctgcttcatgccagaccacacctcccttgtgttgttcagctggagtttggcctccagcttcctcctgtaggagtccttgcctcctgagcttcacctttaggttgcgctgggctttcctcagctcatccctgtctccagacctgaaagcagctttcttcatgttaagaagcgccttcaggtccctggtgatccagggcttgttgttggggaagcagcgcacagtccgtgatgggatggtggtgtgttcacagaacttgatgtattccgtgatgcagtcggtcatcctgtttatgtcctccccgtgcggtccacacaacacatcccagtccgttgactcgaagcagtcctgtagagcgtcgttagcctccagagaccacctcctcacagtcctggtggtcaccggcagcctcttcaccagaggaacatacctgggtgtcagccggaccaggtcatgatcagacctgccgagggggggaagggcagtggcgctgtatgcgtccttagtattagcatacagcaagtccagagttttattgttccttgttgggcagtctatgtattgatggaaggttggcagagcttttccaatgtggtgtggttaaagtcaccagtgatagccatgaatgctccaggctgatgattcagcagagcagacacagtggagtggatggtgtccacagcttcctcagcgtcagctgatggcggcacgtacacgacaaccacaatggcggacgtgaactctctcggcaaatagtacgggcgcatccccacggccaacagttcaatgttcgggctacagaagcgctccttcacgcacacatggtccgggtggcaccaccgttcattcacataaacagcgatcccgccccccctcttcttaccgctctgtgtagcgtctctgtcagcccgaacagtcctgaagccaaATGGTGAAGTGAATGAGttatatataaaacagcaaACAAATCTTTCCTTTCTTGGTCCATTGTCATTTtccaattaaaatacattttaggtTTCTTTTAATACGTCTCCAATTCTAAATTGTTTGCTTTGTAAGTGTTGGTTGATAAGATATGAATAACCAGAATAAAAGCTTGGGATCCGGAGGTAATTTCTTTGACAAGATTTGATCCACCATATAAATAATATCTTGCCAAAATGATTTCGTTTTCACACATTCAGATTTAAAGTAGCACAGTGTGCCTATTTCTTCATGACACTTGATACAAGTATCAGGAATGCTATCATTAAACTTTGCCACTTATACTGTCTACGTTTCAGGCTACTGTTGACGGCCTGTGAGCCTCGTTCCAGTCTACTAAAGTTATTTGTCTTCCTTCCATAGTCTCACATTAGATTATGATGATTGGTCAGACCCAGACACAAACAAGTtatgtacaaaataaattcaACTTTATCTTAACAATGTTGTATGCTTTCTAACTCTAATGAGAAAATGTCAGGTAGAACTAATGCTAGTTTTTTGTCCATTTCCGCACAGGACACAAGTACATAACCTTACTTTCTTTAGCCATTGTAATTGAATTGTTGACTAAGTACAGGAGATATAAagttaaatatctaaataataaaaacattaagtgtgtgtgtgtttattttgtgtttagCCAGAATTatctgaatacacacacacacacacacactatgagtgATGATATAGTGCATGCAATAATAAAGAATAGTTGTTACCAGCCGAGCTCAAGAGGAGCGCGTCAGCCCAACACAATACCAGTTTAATGGCTGCAaagcgtgtttttgtttttcgtcAACTTTCATAGTAGTTATACTAACAACTAATAGAAACATGTATTCAGTGGTGATCCGTGAagagaaaatatgaaaatgttaTGCAAATCACACAAAAATACAATTATAAGATAATACATCTCCTATATGTAACAATAAACTTAAAGTGAATGATTTTGCAACCAAATTAAGAAAGAAATTAagataaatgtttaaattgtgACTTAAATGTTGAGGCCTTGTACCTGTGTCTTTTCCCAAGATAATTCTGAGACGTAGGTCAATCCTCTATGTGGTGAACCTGCTGATCCCCAGCTGCTTCCTCATCACAGTGGACCTCTTCAGCTTCATGCTGCCTACTGATAGTGTGGACCGTTCCTCCTTCAAGATGACCCTCATCCTGGGCTACTCCGTCTTCCTGCTCATCATGAACGACCTGCTGCCCATCACCGGGGAGACACCTCTCATCAGTGAGTGACACCTCTGGTATTGTTTCTTCCTTTCATCCAGATACGGTTGAAGGATTATGAAATGCACTGCTGCACGAGTGCTTTCGAAGCTAAGAGCTTtgtttaccacacacacaaacacacacacacaaaaacacacacacacacaaaaaacacacacaaacacacacttatacaaaCTGGCAAACTGAACAACTTAGGGGAGAGTGTTGATTATTATGTTCCAATGTCTGGATATGAACCAGGTATGGAAGACAGTGGTGTGTGCTGCCTTATATTCCGCACTTATTTGTATGGTCACGTCCTGATTGGCCGGTGGGTGAATACATGTTCGCGATTGGAGGAGTGTTACCCAAAAAGTCCAGTATCCCTGGAACACTGACACTGCTATTTATTCACTGATAGTTTAAAA
This window harbors:
- the LOC130194015 gene encoding 5-hydroxytryptamine receptor 3A-like, whose protein sequence is MTEVKPAELIFLCFMLLHGFVATLNCTSPTPESLFAALETNVFTKKLLRPVKNFSTPINITVGITVVGILGVDEQSQVLTTMLWQVLEWEIEGLSWDEEECGSKRVSVPRELLWVPDIHIAEFMDEDKSPKPPYVYLDNTGHVYDDKPVRVVSSCRLVIYTFPFDVQDCLLTYGSYLHVAADIRLIQGPTAEEILAESREVLETNGEWKLEDIRVAPSTLTLDERSFSQIKYHIILRRRSILYVVNLLIPSCFLITVDLFSFMLPTDSVDRSSFKMTLILGYSVFLLIMNDLLPITGETPLINVFFSISLALMVTSLLETMFIVNIQNSTSNTIMVPHWLSVLVLQYLAVIVLLPRKRVVTRATYFSNTAARAQNFSINSISAFHLQHASGDDSLAKPPMTPPEPALDELRKLSRDLSAIRLHIEKHDQGCKTMDEWRMIGKVLNRLLFGMYIVFITVSFITIICIWNLSKTPQEG